From the Synechococcales cyanobacterium T60_A2020_003 genome, one window contains:
- the crcB gene encoding fluoride efflux transporter CrcB has product MLDNPRIRTPLAISLGAIAGALCRYFVGHWVTAFISPEFPLGTMVVNLSGCFLMGWVTTLAGGRRSIQPDLLLMATTGFLGSYTTFSSYELDAVTLFTSESLKGDLLYWMGSPLLGFLCLLAGATVAAIANPPSSDDQD; this is encoded by the coding sequence ATGCTAGATAATCCCCGGATCCGCACACCGCTTGCCATTAGCCTAGGGGCGATCGCGGGAGCACTCTGTCGATATTTTGTGGGGCACTGGGTAACGGCCTTTATAAGTCCAGAGTTTCCCCTAGGGACAATGGTCGTGAACCTGAGCGGATGCTTTTTGATGGGATGGGTGACCACCTTGGCTGGGGGGCGGCGGTCGATCCAGCCTGATCTGTTACTGATGGCTACTACGGGATTCTTAGGCTCTTACACCACCTTCTCATCCTACGAACTCGACGCGGTCACCCTCTTCACCTCTGAGAGTTTAAAGGGGGATTTACTCTACTGGATGGGCAGTCCGCTGCTGGGATTTCTATGTCTACTGGCCGGGGCAACCGTCGCAGCGATCGCCAATCCTCCGTCGTCAGATGATCAAGACTGA